One Argiope bruennichi chromosome 5, qqArgBrue1.1, whole genome shotgun sequence DNA segment encodes these proteins:
- the LOC129969182 gene encoding 39S ribosomal protein L13, mitochondrial-like, which yields MSKVLLSKHKRAKQWAVFSRLWHLYDAKWQNPFDSAELIAKYLSGKHKPIFHTLSDCGDHVVVINTAEIAMPDTEWRYRIYRHHTMYAGGETFTPAWELQNKDPTKVFWKAVYKACGTSLLRHTRMERLHLFPDNKIPDDIKVNICSQIRQLRPVPKRLSEYTKEELDAYPKLFEWPENYVKV from the coding sequence ATGTCCAAAGTCTTATTATCAAAGCATAAGAGAGCTAAACAATGGGCTGTTTTCTCTCGTCTATGGCATTTATATGATGCTAAATGGCAGAATCCTTTCGATTCTGCTGAActgattgcaaaatatttatcagGCAAGCATAAACCAATCTTTCACACTTTAAGCGATTGTGGTGATCACGTTGTTGTCATCAACACTGCCGAAATTGCTATGCCAGATACTGAATGGAGATACCGAATATATCGCCACCACACTATGTATGCTGGAGGTGAAACTTTTACGCCAGCCTGGGAGCTTCAGAACAAAGATCCAACTAAAGTTTTTTGGAAAGCAGTGTATAAAGCATGCGGTACTTCTCTTCTAAGGCACACTCGCATGGAAAGATTGCATCTTTTCCCAGACAATAAGATTCCAGATgatattaaagttaatatttgttCGCAGATCAGACAATTGAGACCAGTTCCAAAGAGACTTAGTGAATACACTAAAGAAGAATTGGATGCTTATCCAAAATTGTTTGAATGGCCAGAAAACTATGTTAAAGTTTGA
- the LOC129968952 gene encoding U6 snRNA-associated Sm-like protein LSm8, giving the protein MASTLDSYVNHTVSIITADGRNIVGTLKGFDQTINLILDESHERVYSSSQGIEQVVLGLYIVRGDNVAVVGEVDDELDARLDLSNIKAEPLNPVLH; this is encoded by the exons atggCTTCAACTCTTGACAGTTATGTAAATC ACACTGTATCCATCATTACAGCTGATGGAAGAAATATTGTG GGAACATTGAAAGGCTTTGATCAAACTATAAATCTGATTCTTGATGAAAGCCATGAAAGAGTCTACAGTTCCTCTCAAGGAATAGAGCAAGTGGTTCTTGGTCTTTACATTGTTAGGGGTGATAATGT AGCTGTTGTTGGAGAAGTTGATGATGAACTTGATGCAAGATTAGACTTGtctaatataaaagcagaacCACTAAATCCtgtattgcattaa